From one Flavobacterium kingsejongi genomic stretch:
- a CDS encoding SusE domain-containing protein: MKNITKSFIALFALLALSCNTDDVQDRPVVQGIDAPVLEAPETGNVYTLNPDTMDQLAERFVWSAANLGAGIIPNYAIQIDTQGQNFATPTTVGITSGTLQFAASHSILNAALLTLGATPYETANFEVRIKAYVGDVVMYSNAVEMIITPYTTETPRLWIPGGYQAESGYGANFSYETAPQLKSLAYGNFEFEGYMYIANTITSPDNGFKFATQPNENGTNYGSTASDGVLSATAGNITATAGYYLVKANPSLLTYSLTQTNWGIIGNSTPGGWENSTPMTYDAATKKWTLTVALTAQNAPDNGWKFRANNAWDLNLGDTVANASDGTLVYSGANIGVATAGTYVITLDLSNPRAYTYTITLQ, translated from the coding sequence ATGAAAAATATAACAAAATCATTTATAGCATTATTTGCCTTACTCGCTTTGTCGTGTAACACTGATGATGTACAGGACCGTCCAGTTGTCCAAGGGATTGATGCCCCTGTATTGGAGGCACCAGAAACAGGAAACGTATATACACTGAATCCTGATACGATGGATCAGCTTGCAGAACGTTTCGTATGGAGTGCCGCTAATTTAGGTGCTGGGATTATTCCAAACTATGCGATTCAAATCGATACACAGGGACAGAATTTTGCTACTCCTACTACTGTAGGAATCACATCCGGGACACTTCAGTTTGCTGCTTCCCATAGTATTTTAAATGCAGCATTGCTGACTTTGGGTGCTACACCTTATGAAACCGCTAACTTTGAGGTACGTATCAAAGCCTATGTTGGCGATGTGGTAATGTATAGTAATGCCGTGGAAATGATCATAACACCTTATACTACTGAAACGCCACGATTATGGATCCCTGGCGGATACCAGGCTGAAAGTGGCTATGGTGCAAACTTTAGCTATGAGACTGCGCCACAATTGAAATCTTTAGCCTACGGTAATTTCGAATTTGAAGGCTACATGTATATTGCCAACACAATCACTTCTCCAGATAATGGATTTAAATTCGCTACTCAGCCAAACGAGAACGGAACAAACTACGGAAGTACGGCTTCTGATGGTGTATTATCTGCAACCGCTGGAAATATTACTGCAACAGCCGGATACTATTTGGTAAAAGCCAATCCAAGTTTATTAACGTATAGTCTGACACAGACTAACTGGGGAATCATTGGTAATTCAACACCAGGGGGTTGGGAAAACAGTACGCCAATGACCTACGATGCTGCCACTAAAAAATGGACGCTTACAGTAGCACTTACAGCACAAAACGCTCCGGATAACGGATGGAAATTCAGAGCAAATAATGCCTGGGATTTAAATCTTGGTGATACTGTTGCAAATGCTTCTGATGGAACACTGGTATATTCCGGTGCCAATATCGGTGTTGCTACTGCAGGAACATACGTTATCACACTTGACTTAAGCAATCCAAGAGCGTATACTTATACTATCACATTGCAATAA
- a CDS encoding RagB/SusD family nutrient uptake outer membrane protein, giving the protein MKKISITLSRIGILFLALLLTSCMDDLDQSNPANEGNPSVEDLYSNPAAYRQTLAKLYAGLATTGQNGPAGTPDISGIDEGTSQYIRGLWMMNELTTDEAIIGWNDNTIRDFHNQSWSASDLFINATFSRLDFQVKNCNEFLRQTTDEKLNSRGVSEEQKAEITVFRAEARFLRALSYWHFLDLFGGRVGLVTENDPTTYFLPDQVTAQEMFDFIDTELTEIAPLLKAPRTNEYPRADRAAVWMLHAKLMMNSKVYTGIEKYTEALPLLTEVINSGYSIHSNYRQLFLADNDRNGSQNEVIFAVAFDGLNTKTYGGTTFLVHAPVGGSMSAAEFGINGGWGGIRTTSAFVNKFQTGTQDTRSNFHTAGQSLVISDVSNFADGYAIKKFKNVDINGNQGSDASGDFVDTDFPMFRLADAYLMYAECAVRTGANVGQGLSYVNSLRERAYGNASGDVTSIDLNFILDERARELHWEGHRRTDLIRFGKFTGGAYVWPWKGNTPSGNPTPSFRSIFPIPSNALAANPKLIQNPGY; this is encoded by the coding sequence ATGAAAAAAATAAGTATAACGCTATCCCGAATAGGAATTTTATTCCTGGCGCTGTTACTCACTTCCTGCATGGACGACTTAGACCAGTCCAACCCTGCAAACGAAGGCAATCCTTCTGTTGAGGATCTGTACAGCAATCCGGCGGCTTATCGCCAAACGTTAGCCAAACTGTATGCAGGACTGGCAACAACAGGTCAGAATGGCCCAGCCGGAACACCGGATATCTCTGGAATTGACGAAGGTACAAGCCAGTACATCCGTGGATTATGGATGATGAACGAACTGACAACAGATGAGGCTATTATTGGTTGGAATGACAATACGATTAGAGATTTTCATAACCAAAGCTGGTCGGCTTCCGATCTTTTTATCAATGCTACTTTCAGCAGGCTGGATTTCCAGGTAAAAAACTGTAACGAATTTTTACGCCAGACTACCGATGAAAAACTGAACTCCAGAGGTGTTTCAGAAGAGCAAAAAGCTGAAATTACTGTTTTCAGGGCTGAAGCTCGTTTTTTAAGAGCACTTAGCTACTGGCACTTCCTGGATTTATTTGGAGGAAGGGTAGGTTTAGTAACCGAAAACGACCCAACTACCTATTTCCTTCCGGATCAGGTTACAGCTCAGGAAATGTTCGATTTCATCGATACGGAGCTTACTGAAATTGCACCATTGCTAAAAGCACCGAGAACCAATGAATACCCTCGTGCTGACCGTGCTGCAGTCTGGATGTTACATGCCAAACTAATGATGAATTCCAAAGTATATACCGGAATCGAAAAATATACCGAAGCACTTCCTTTACTGACCGAGGTGATCAATAGCGGTTACAGCATTCATAGTAACTACAGACAGTTATTCTTAGCAGACAATGACCGTAACGGTTCTCAGAATGAAGTGATCTTTGCCGTTGCTTTCGACGGATTGAATACTAAAACCTATGGTGGTACTACTTTTCTGGTACATGCACCTGTAGGAGGATCTATGTCTGCAGCCGAATTTGGTATCAATGGTGGATGGGGCGGTATTCGTACAACCTCCGCTTTTGTAAATAAATTCCAGACCGGGACTCAGGATACACGTTCTAACTTCCATACTGCCGGTCAGTCCCTGGTAATTAGTGATGTGAGTAATTTCGCTGATGGGTATGCGATAAAAAAATTCAAAAATGTGGATATCAATGGCAATCAGGGATCTGATGCTTCCGGAGATTTTGTCGATACAGACTTCCCAATGTTCCGTCTTGCGGATGCTTATTTAATGTATGCAGAATGTGCCGTAAGAACCGGAGCCAATGTAGGACAAGGCCTTTCTTATGTAAACAGCCTTCGGGAAAGAGCTTACGGAAATGCCAGTGGAGACGTAACGTCAATTGACCTGAATTTTATTCTGGATGAAAGAGCACGTGAATTACACTGGGAAGGACACCGCAGAACGGATTTGATCCGTTTTGGTAAATTCACCGGAGGTGCCTACGTATGGCCATGGAAAGGAAATACACCAAGTGGAAATCCAACACCAAGTTTCCGTAGTATTTTCCCAATTCCTTCCAATGCACTGGCAGCCAACCCTAAACTGATACAAAATCCAGGATATTAA